Within the Borreliella valaisiana VS116 genome, the region ATTAAAAGGCAATCTTTGTGAATTTCAAGATGTTAAAAAGATGCTTTGTGAGATTAGGGTTGAAGACATTTGAATTTCTTAATCTTTTAAATAGAGTTGAGTATTTGATTTTTAAACTTTACTGTAGCTTTTAAAAAGCTACAGTATTTAGTTTGTTTAAATTTTTAATTTTGATTTATACAATTTGTGTGTTACTAGGGATAATCCCATAACTGTTAACAATGCTACTATAGCTATGCTTGCAAATAAGCCTGCTGTATTTGATTGAGTGATTTTTGCAGCGATTTCTGTACTTTTCTCATCGCAAACACAGTTAACGTATCCACATATTGGACAGATCTCTTCTACTCCAAATTGGCTTAAGTTTTTATTTGAAATTATATTTTCTGTTGTTGTGTTGGTTTGTGCGAAAACATATGTTGAAATCAATAGTAAAGCAGTGAAAAATAAATATTTTCGTAGATTCATTTTACCTTCTCCTTTCCCCATAAGGTTTAAATTTTTTTGGATTACTTAAATTATAGCTTTTAAATTAAACATTTATAATTTTTTATTATTCAAAACCTTCTAGAATGGATAAATTTTCTAAGAAAAGCTGATGATATAATAAAGTGTAAAAGTTACTATCGGGAGCGACGGGTCTCGAACCCGCGACCTCCTGCGTGACAGGCAAGCGTTCTAACCATCTGAACTACGCCCCCCAAAGTCATTCTTTTAAAAAGATTATAGTTGTTTTTGATTTATTTGTCAATTTCTTTAAATGAGTTTAAATGTTCTAGTATTTTTGAGTCTCTTTCGCTAGATTTTTTGCTTAGTTTGAGAATGGTCTCTTTGTTAGAAATTATTTCTAAGCTATCTTTAGCTCTTGTTATTGCAGTGTACATAAGTTCTTTTGTTAAAAAAGGATTATTTTCCAATATTACTTTTATGTGTTTATATTCAGATCCTTGGCTTTTGTGTATTGTTGTGGCAAAGCTGAATTCATAATTTGTTAGTAAATCTAAATTTATTTTTTTATATTTTTCATCTTTTCTTTGGAATAAAGCATAAAATTTAGAATTTTCATTAAAAATGATACCTCGTTCTCCATTAAATAATTTATTTTTATAGTCAGTTTTAGTTATCATTATTATTTGACCAGTAAAGTTTCCGTAAGTCTTTTTTAGGTAAGTTTTTATTATTTCATTTAGTGTTTTAGTTCCAAATTTTCCAAAATTTTTTGAACTTAAAATTATATTTTCAAGTAAAGTTTCAAGTATTGTTTCAATTTTTGATTTTTTTAGTAATTTAAGATTAAAAGTGGGTATTTTTTTATATAAATTGTTTGTATATTCTATTAGATCTTTTTTTAAGTTTATTTTTTCTATTTCTTTTAATTGAACATTTTTATTGTTATTAATATATTTGCAAATCAAACTGCTATCTTCTTTGTATATGGCTTTTGAGAGCAAGTTTATTTCTTTATTGCTCCTGAAATTTTCTTTAAGATCTTCTACATTATCGTTATTTAATTTTTTTATTCTTAGAAGGCTTGAATATACATTCCCTTCATTTACCGATGGTAGTTGATTTTTGTCTCCCACCATTATTAATTTAGTAGTTATTGGTGTTGCTTTTAATAGCTTTAAAAAAGTGTATGCATCTACCATTGAAGCTTCGTCAATTATTATTAGGTCAAAATTTAGTTGATTTTCTTCATCATATAGATTTTTTTTGTTTATAAATTTGATTCCCAATAGTTTTTGAATTGTGTTACATTCTATTTCTAAATTTTTGAATGAATGATCGATACTTGCTTGTAACCTTAAGCTAGCTTTTCCTGTGGGAGCTGTAATTGCTACTAATTTTTTTTTATTGTTTGATGTTTTATTAATTGCCTTTAAGATATAGTTAATAGTTGTAGTTTTGCCTGTTCCCGGGCCTCCGCTTAATAGAAAGAAGTTGCTTTTTAATGCCTTTCTTACTGATGTAATTTGCTCTTTATTTAAATTTTCGGTGTTCAAATTTGATATTATATTTTGTATTTTGTTGTCATTTAATTCACTTTTATGGTTTTCTAATCTTTTTATAATTTGTTTTATTAACTCTTCTTCTTCTCTATAGTTTTTTTGAGTATAAATGTAAATATTGTTTTCTAGAATTAGGGGAGTTGTAATTTTAAGATTATTAAATTCCATTATTATGTTGTTTTTTTTTAAAAGTGAAACTATATCTTGAATAGTTTCTAGATTTCCAAATGTTTCTAACTCTTTTAACATTTTTATTAATTTATTGTAACTATGATTAGTTTTTTCTAGGTTGTCTTTTGTGAATGTTATTGTGTTTTGAATATCTTTTGCTAATAGATTTATATCAGCTCTTAAGTGACCTTTATCAAAGTAGTTAAATAAAAATATTAAAAATATTACAATATTTTCATTTTTTATTGACTTTGCAAGTGTTTGTGCTTTATAACAATTTTTTTTATTGATATTTAAAAGTTCAATTATTTCATAAAGCTTAAGCTCGGGAGTTAAAAATTTTTTGTTTTTATTTTTTAAAAATTCTCTTAAAACTAAAAAATCTCTCATAAGAGCCTTTTAATACTTAATTCTGAGATGATTTGATCTAAATCCACATCATTAAATTTTGGAAGATCAAAATAAATGCCATTTTCAAATTTTGATTGCAAACATTCAATATTATCTTTAAATGCTCTTGTAAAAAGATATATTATTCCACCAAATTTTTGATTATATTCTCTTTTGGTTTTAAATAATATTTTTTTTATTCCAAGTGCGTATATTTTATATTGCAAATCATAATATTCTTTTTTTATTATATTTTTTAAATTTGTTATATTGTAATCATCTTTATCTTTTCCAAGATAGTTTGTTTTGTAATCCAGAATGTATATTTTATTATTAGCTTTAAATATGAGATCTACTATTCCTTTTAAGTATCCGTCATTGAGTTTTATGTGAAGATCTTCAAAGTGGCTGTCAAAAAGATGTTTTTGTTTTTGAAATTTAGGATTTATTTTGATTAAAAATTCCATTTCTTTCTGCAATTCTTCAATATCACACAGACGAGTATTAATTGCTTTTATATTATAAGTTAGTATATTATAAATCATTTTAGTTAATGAATTTTGTATTTCTATTGTATTGAGATTTGAGTTAATTTTTTGTATTTGTTTTTTAATAATTTCAATATTATTTTTTTTAAAATTATCAAATGTATCTTTTGCTGTGCTAAAGATTATTTCCTCCATTGCGGCATGCAAAATGTTTCCACTATCTTTTCCTTTAGGTAGAACCTCTTCTAATGTTGAATCGAAATCAAGATCTGTTTCTTTTTCATAGTTAGTATTTTTAAAATCATAGTTTTCGTAAAATGTTTGATGATGAGCTTGCGCTGTTAGACTTGAAAAACTAGATGTATATTCTTTTTTAAACATGTTTTTAATTATTGGTTTTGGTGGTATTAATTTCGCATTTACATTTGTATTGTTCTTTTTTTTATTGAATCTCTTTTGGCTAATAAATTCATATATGTTAAAGTCATGTTTAATGCCGTCGATAGTAAAAATTTTTGCTATTTCTAATAATTTGCTAGTTATACTATTTGTTTTTGCAATAAAAAGAGCAAATTTAGCTCTTGTTGCTCCTACATAAAATATATTTTTTTCTTCACTTAGTATTTTTAGTCTTGCATATTTTTTGTTTTCTTCTAATTTAAAAAAATCATATTCAATTTTTCCGTCTTGATAAAATTTGTAAAAGTGATTTTTCTTTGAAAAAATATTGCCATTTTCTATTGGAGATGTATTTATTAAAAATACGATATTCATGCTAAGCCCTTTTGATTTGTGTATTGTCATTAGTTCTATAGATTCATCGTCATTATTTATATTATTGATTTTTTCTTCTATTTCTTCAGGCTCTTCGTTTATTATTAGACTTTCTAAAGTAGAGATTAGAGATTGTATGTTTTGTTCTTTATGATATATTTTAGAGATAATCTCAAGTGTTGTTTCGTAGGTTTTTAAATTGTCAAGTTTACCTTCTTTGATAAGAAGGCCTTTGTAATTTATTTTATTTTTTGCCCACTCAATAATTTTTTGATCTTTGGTGCTATTTGCAATTTTGATCCACAAGTTTTTTTCGGATGTGATTTTGTTAATTGCATTTATTAATGTTATTTCATTTTTTTCAAGTAAAACTGTTATATTTTCAATAAATTCCTCTATGAGATGAATTTTGTCTTGTTTGATTAAAATTCTTTGTAAATTCCATGGTACATTTAATATTTTACTGTTTAGAATATAATTTAAAGTTTTAAAATTCTGTTTTCGGTCTAAGCACTTAAGAATATAGAAAATTTCGCTAAATTCTTTGGTTTTTAAAAATTGTTCTTGGGTTTTATTTGTTTGAATTTGTTCTTTTTTTAATGCTTTATCTATTAAATTGATTTCATTTTTTCCTCTACAAAGTACTTTAATGTCTTGCATTTTAATATTTCTAATTTCATTGTTTTCGGCAATTGTTCCATATGTAAGTAAGTATTTTATTGTTAATGCTGTTTTTTGGTAAATGTCTTCTTCGTTTTCGGAATTTGTGGTTATTATGTTGATTCCTTCTATTTCTTGTCCGTTGATGAAAATGTTATTATTGTCATTTTTTTGATTTGGAAGTGAGTTGGTAAATTCAATTTTTTCAATTTCATCGGCTATTGCATTATTATATATATTATTAAAAATTTTATTTAAAGGCTCGATGAGCTTTTTACTTGATCTGTGATTTGTTTTTAGTATAATTCTAGCATCTGTGTTAATTTTATTTTTTATTTCTTTGTTATAAAAAGAAATGTCTGCTTTTCTAAAAGAATATATTATCTGTTTAGGATCGGCTATAAATATCAATTTTATTCCTGCTGTTTTTAATATTTTAAATATCTCTATTTGTGTTAAGCTTAAGTCTTGCGCCTCATCAATTAAAATGATTTTGTATCGATTTTTGATTGCATTTAGGAGTTTTTTGTCTTCTGATTTTAAGTAATTTTTTAAATTTGAAATTATGTAATTTTGATCTATTGTGTTTGTTGATTTAATAATTTTTTCTAGTTCTTTTTTTATATACTTTAGTATTTTGTATTCAACTTTTAAAATAACATATTGCTTTAAATTATTTCTATTTTTATTTCTATTGTCTTCTGTTTTATATTTTTCATGGTTAATATTAATTCCTAAATGGATTAAATCATTTTTAATCTTAAGTTCTTTAGGTAATAATTTAGTATTTTTTTTAATTTCTTTTTCTATTAAAGTTGAAAAAAATTTATTTTTTAATAATGTTTCTGCTATTTTGAATATTTCGTTTTCTTTAGAGTATTCTATTTCAAGTTTGCCAGTTTGAATATGTTTATTATAAAAACTTAATATTTCATCTGTTGTCATTTTGTCTAATTCTTCTATTATTTTGTTGTAATCTTTGATTAATTCTTCCTTTTTAAGAAGAATGTTTTCAAATGTAGTTTGGGTTTTAAGCCAATCCCCAAGTTCTTTAGTTGTATCTCTTTCGTAAGCTTTTTTTATTTTTAAAACAATTTCTTCTGTTTTTTTAGCATCAGATTTAAATACTTTAAATTCATAGTCTTTAATGTCAACAGCTTGAATCAGGCTATCTGATTTTCTTAAAAAGTCATAAACCATTTCATCTATTTCTTTTGAAAATTTTTCTTTAGGTTTATATTTGGAATAATTTTCTGTTTCAATTTGAAAATTATTTAAGGCATGTAATGCAAATTTATTGATTGTTGATATAAAGAGTTTTTTTGATTGCTCGTAGGCTTCTTTTAAAACTCCATTTGTTTTTGAGTTAAAATAAGTATTTTCTATTGCTTTTAGTATTCTTGTGTGCATTTCTTCTGTGGCTTTTCTTGTAAAAGTTAATACCAAAATTTCATTTATGGAATATAGTTTGTTTTGCATTAAACTTATAACCACATTTTCAAGTACGTGAGTTTTGCCAGTTCCCGCTGATGCTTCTATT harbors:
- the recD gene encoding exodeoxyribonuclease V subunit alpha, producing MRDFLVLREFLKNKNKKFLTPELKLYEIIELLNINKKNCYKAQTLAKSIKNENIVIFLIFLFNYFDKGHLRADINLLAKDIQNTITFTKDNLEKTNHSYNKLIKMLKELETFGNLETIQDIVSLLKKNNIIMEFNNLKITTPLILENNIYIYTQKNYREEEELIKQIIKRLENHKSELNDNKIQNIISNLNTENLNKEQITSVRKALKSNFFLLSGGPGTGKTTTINYILKAINKTSNNKKKLVAITAPTGKASLRLQASIDHSFKNLEIECNTIQKLLGIKFINKKNLYDEENQLNFDLIIIDEASMVDAYTFLKLLKATPITTKLIMVGDKNQLPSVNEGNVYSSLLRIKKLNNDNVEDLKENFRSNKEINLLSKAIYKEDSSLICKYINNNKNVQLKEIEKINLKKDLIEYTNNLYKKIPTFNLKLLKKSKIETILETLLENIILSSKNFGKFGTKTLNEIIKTYLKKTYGNFTGQIIMITKTDYKNKLFNGERGIIFNENSKFYALFQRKDEKYKKINLDLLTNYEFSFATTIHKSQGSEYKHIKVILENNPFLTKELMYTAITRAKDSLEIISNKETILKLSKKSSERDSKILEHLNSFKEIDK
- the recB gene encoding exodeoxyribonuclease V subunit beta; the protein is MDKIIEKIRNNTTILIEASAGTGKTHVLENVVISLMQNKLYSINEILVLTFTRKATEEMHTRILKAIENTYFNSKTNGVLKEAYEQSKKLFISTINKFALHALNNFQIETENYSKYKPKEKFSKEIDEMVYDFLRKSDSLIQAVDIKDYEFKVFKSDAKKTEEIVLKIKKAYERDTTKELGDWLKTQTTFENILLKKEELIKDYNKIIEELDKMTTDEILSFYNKHIQTGKLEIEYSKENEIFKIAETLLKNKFFSTLIEKEIKKNTKLLPKELKIKNDLIHLGININHEKYKTEDNRNKNRNNLKQYVILKVEYKILKYIKKELEKIIKSTNTIDQNYIISNLKNYLKSEDKKLLNAIKNRYKIILIDEAQDLSLTQIEIFKILKTAGIKLIFIADPKQIIYSFRKADISFYNKEIKNKINTDARIILKTNHRSSKKLIEPLNKIFNNIYNNAIADEIEKIEFTNSLPNQKNDNNNIFINGQEIEGINIITTNSENEEDIYQKTALTIKYLLTYGTIAENNEIRNIKMQDIKVLCRGKNEINLIDKALKKEQIQTNKTQEQFLKTKEFSEIFYILKCLDRKQNFKTLNYILNSKILNVPWNLQRILIKQDKIHLIEEFIENITVLLEKNEITLINAINKITSEKNLWIKIANSTKDQKIIEWAKNKINYKGLLIKEGKLDNLKTYETTLEIISKIYHKEQNIQSLISTLESLIINEEPEEIEEKINNINNDDESIELMTIHKSKGLSMNIVFLINTSPIENGNIFSKKNHFYKFYQDGKIEYDFFKLEENKKYARLKILSEEKNIFYVGATRAKFALFIAKTNSITSKLLEIAKIFTIDGIKHDFNIYEFISQKRFNKKKNNTNVNAKLIPPKPIIKNMFKKEYTSSFSSLTAQAHHQTFYENYDFKNTNYEKETDLDFDSTLEEVLPKGKDSGNILHAAMEEIIFSTAKDTFDNFKKNNIEIIKKQIQKINSNLNTIEIQNSLTKMIYNILTYNIKAINTRLCDIEELQKEMEFLIKINPKFQKQKHLFDSHFEDLHIKLNDGYLKGIVDLIFKANNKIYILDYKTNYLGKDKDDYNITNLKNIIKKEYYDLQYKIYALGIKKILFKTKREYNQKFGGIIYLFTRAFKDNIECLQSKFENGIYFDLPKFNDVDLDQIISELSIKRLL